AGCGCCTGCTCGTAGGCGCGGATGGCGGCTGCGTAGTCCCCCGTCTCGATCGCCGCGAACGCCTCGGCGTGCAGCGGAGGCAGCGGCGGCTCCTCGGCCGGTTCCGCGTCTCCGGCGTCTTCTCCGACGGAGAGCGAACCCGTCACGCCGTTCTGGGCGGCGACCTGGAGCAGCTGGGCGAAGACGTCGCGCACCTGCTGCTCGGGGACGGCACCGGTGAACATCGGGACCGGCTGACCGGCGATGAGCGCGACCACCATCGGGATCGACTGCGCCCGGAAGCTCTGCGCGAGCTGCGGGTTGGCATCGACGTCGACCTTGGCGAGCAGCACGCGGCCGCCGAGCTCCCTGGTCACCTTCTCGATGATGGGACTCAGCTGCTTGCAGGGTCCGCACCACTCGGCCCAGAGGTCCACGACGACGGGCACCGTGCGGGAGAGCTCGAGGATCTGGCCGAAAGTCTCGTCGGTGGCATCCACGACGACGTCGACGACAGCGGGCGCCGGAGCGCCGGCCGGCGCAGGAGCCGGTCGGTTGCGGAGGCTGGACAGGTCGACGGCGCCGCGCAGGGCGGCGGGCGAGATCTCACTCATTCGATCACCTTCACGGACAGCAGGTCCTGGCGGACGGCCAGAAGCTTGATCTGCTCCGTCGATCCCTGCGCCGGGACCGAGAAGAACAGCTGGAACTCGTACGTCGTCTCGACGCCCTTCGCGGACTCCGACACACCGGTCAGCGCCTTGGCCTGGGCGTTCTCGCCGAAGCGGATCACGGCATCCGTCGTGGTCGGCGTGACGCTCTCAGTGTCGGTCAAGGACACGGCCACGATCGCGCCGCTGTCGAGCGTCGTCATCGACACGGGCACCGAGGTGGTCGGCGCCATGTCGAACGCCGCCTGCGACGTCGCGGACGCCCCGTTGTCGGCGAGCGTCTGCACGACCGCCTGACGGCTGTCGACGATGGACTTCGCCAGGTTCAGCGACAGGTCGTCGAAGAGGCCGTAGGAGGCGCTCTTGTCACCGGAGTCGACGACGTCGGCGAAGGCGGCGGACAGCTCGCCGGGCGCGACGCGCAGGAACGCGGAGTCCTGCGGGACGAGAGAGGTGCCCAGCCACGCGGCCGCCACGTCCGGGAAGACGGCGTCGGCCGACATCTCCGCCATATCGGTGACCTTGTAGTTCGACCACGGGTCGGCCTGGGTCATCGTGAGGATGACGGGCGGGACGGTGTCGTCGCTCGCTCCCTTGGAGAGCATGAGAACCGTGCGGGGCCAGCGGTCGGTCGCTTCGGGGAGCACGACCTCGACCTCGTCGGTCGGGATGACGGACGGGAGCGGCGAGTCGGTGATCTGCGTGCGCAGCGCGTACTCCGTGGTCCGCGCCGCGAGGGCCGGTCCGTCCAGACGGGTCGACGCCAGATCGATGTCGAGAGCGGTGTCGGCCTCTTCGAGTGTGCCGGAGATCGTCTGCAGGATCCGTGTGGCCTGCGCCTCGGTGACGGCGGGCGGCTTCTGATTCTCCGGCGCGATCACGGTCGGGCTCGGCGACGGCGACGGCGCGCCCTCGCCGAACTGCGGCCACGAATCCGAAGAGCAGCCGGCGACGAGTAGAGCCGTCACGCCGAGAGCCGGGAGCGCCAGCATGCGGCGCCGACGGGCAGGGCGTGCGGCGCGCATCTGGTTCCTCGCACCCGGATCCTTGCCCTCGTCCACGATCTCCGCGTCTTCGATCTTCTTCTCCTCGGACGCGTCCGCCGGCGCAGCGGGCTCGGTCGACTCGATCGCCTCCCGCTCGGCCGGAGGCAGCGCGGCGACATCGATCGGCTGTGTGACCGGAAGCGGGCCGGGGCCCTTGCGACGGGGACCGCGCCCGCGACGCTGGTGCCGGATCCCGAGAACGTAGAGGATGAGCCCGACCAGGAGCACGGCACCGCCGGCGGCCATGAGCGGTCCGGCCCACGGCGTGGAGGTGTCGAGCGGCCAGGAGACCGCGATGTCGTCGGGTGCATCCTTCGTGCCGTCGTAGGCGATCAGGACGCTGGTGCCCTCCGGGAGCTGCATGTTGTCCGCGATGAGCGCGTTCTCGTCGCCGAAGGAGTCCAGCCAGAGGTCGGATCCCGCCGGGTTGCGGCCCGAGGACTCCTCGGTCGTCGCGTCG
This genomic interval from Microbacterium sp. LWH11-1.2 contains the following:
- a CDS encoding tetratricopeptide repeat protein, which gives rise to MSEISPAALRGAVDLSSLRNRPAPAPAGAPAPAVVDVVVDATDETFGQILELSRTVPVVVDLWAEWCGPCKQLSPIIEKVTRELGGRVLLAKVDVDANPQLAQSFRAQSIPMVVALIAGQPVPMFTGAVPEQQVRDVFAQLLQVAAQNGVTGSLSVGEDAGDAEPAEEPPLPPLHAEAFAAIETGDYAAAIRAYEQALAENPRDEDALAGLGQVRLLDRVQGLDLQAARAAAADAPLDVQAQFAVADLDLAGGHVEDAFGRLLDLFAQLPSDERTPVRERLVELFGLIGAADPRVITARNRLSSLLF
- a CDS encoding glycosyl transferase; translation: MRFVWAVVAFVLAAVLIGAGIAQRTIFLGPPSQQTQVEIAEPAPFVLLDGDVLRTNPGAQTLLVRGEGEIFASYGRTPDMEAWLADSDYNHVTVAKDGTLDVEHVEAAAASDDSDATPAPEETPVPEETTAPEAGTDGSDATTEESSGRNPAGSDLWLDSFGDENALIADNMQLPEGTSVLIAYDGTKDAPDDIAVSWPLDTSTPWAGPLMAAGGAVLLVGLILYVLGIRHQRRGRGPRRKGPGPLPVTQPIDVAALPPAEREAIESTEPAAPADASEEKKIEDAEIVDEGKDPGARNQMRAARPARRRRMLALPALGVTALLVAGCSSDSWPQFGEGAPSPSPSPTVIAPENQKPPAVTEAQATRILQTISGTLEEADTALDIDLASTRLDGPALAARTTEYALRTQITDSPLPSVIPTDEVEVVLPEATDRWPRTVLMLSKGASDDTVPPVILTMTQADPWSNYKVTDMAEMSADAVFPDVAAAWLGTSLVPQDSAFLRVAPGELSAAFADVVDSGDKSASYGLFDDLSLNLAKSIVDSRQAVVQTLADNGASATSQAAFDMAPTTSVPVSMTTLDSGAIVAVSLTDTESVTPTTTDAVIRFGENAQAKALTGVSESAKGVETTYEFQLFFSVPAQGSTEQIKLLAVRQDLLSVKVIE